In Halomarina salina, one DNA window encodes the following:
- a CDS encoding MFS transporter has translation MADRLVANYYVYRATLSVGFVTPIFTLFLLRTLSFTEVGALSALYSVVAVLGEVPTGYVGDRLGRRASLLLSVVFSVASLAGFVFAQAFAWYVVLYVLWALALTFRSGSLDAWLYDLLDERLDSDDFTRVRGRGDAVQQWTSAATMVGGGLLYGLDPTYPFVAAVAFNSFGILALLRLPKNARYAAETTERPPMRETLGVVREQLTRPPLRSLVLYVGLLFAAIGVARGYVQPMAVETLGPTAAGLGVDLPEGGAVAAARSGEAGATLALGLGVLYAALSVVSSVGGYYAGPLADRLGVRGTLLVVPMVVGVAVLVPAWLSLLALPAFVVMGVGVPLVRPVANGYLNDRVAGVGRATTLSAASMCYMTLRTPLALGAGALADGTTATTAVAAMGGVVLVGGGAVWLVGRVAPDARLEPTGGGGEDASVDG, from the coding sequence ATGGCCGACCGCCTCGTCGCCAACTACTACGTCTACCGGGCGACGCTGTCTGTCGGGTTCGTCACCCCGATATTCACGCTGTTCCTGCTGCGGACACTCTCGTTCACCGAGGTCGGTGCCCTCTCGGCGCTCTACTCCGTCGTCGCCGTCCTCGGCGAAGTGCCGACGGGGTACGTCGGCGACCGACTCGGTCGGCGAGCGAGTCTCCTGCTGTCGGTGGTGTTCTCGGTGGCCTCGCTCGCGGGGTTCGTCTTCGCCCAGGCGTTCGCGTGGTACGTCGTCCTCTACGTGCTGTGGGCGCTGGCGCTGACGTTCCGCTCGGGGAGCCTCGACGCGTGGCTCTACGACCTGCTCGACGAACGCCTCGACAGCGACGACTTCACGCGCGTCCGGGGCCGCGGCGACGCCGTCCAGCAGTGGACCAGCGCGGCGACGATGGTCGGCGGTGGACTGCTGTACGGCCTCGACCCGACGTATCCGTTCGTCGCCGCAGTCGCGTTCAACAGTTTCGGGATACTCGCACTCCTCCGCCTCCCGAAGAACGCCCGGTACGCCGCGGAGACGACGGAGCGACCGCCCATGCGCGAGACGCTCGGCGTCGTCCGCGAGCAGTTGACCCGACCGCCGCTCCGCTCGCTCGTCCTCTACGTCGGCCTGCTGTTCGCCGCCATCGGCGTCGCGCGGGGGTACGTCCAGCCGATGGCCGTCGAGACGCTCGGCCCGACCGCGGCCGGACTCGGCGTGGACCTGCCGGAGGGCGGTGCGGTCGCGGCCGCCCGGTCCGGCGAGGCTGGCGCGACGCTCGCGCTGGGGCTGGGCGTGCTCTACGCCGCGTTGTCGGTCGTCTCGTCGGTCGGCGGCTACTACGCCGGACCGCTCGCCGACCGTCTCGGCGTCCGGGGGACGCTGCTCGTCGTCCCGATGGTCGTCGGCGTCGCCGTCCTCGTCCCGGCGTGGCTCTCCCTCCTGGCGCTCCCCGCGTTCGTCGTGATGGGCGTCGGCGTCCCGCTGGTCCGGCCGGTGGCGAACGGCTACCTCAACGACCGCGTCGCGGGCGTCGGACGAGCGACGACGCTGTCCGCCGCGTCGATGTGCTACATGACGCTTCGGACGCCGCTGGCGCTCGGGGCGGGCGCACTCGCCGACGGGACGACGGCGACGACGGCCGTCGCCGCGATGGGCGGGGTCGTGCTGGTCGGTGGCGGAGCGGTGTGGCTGGTCGGACGCGTCGCCCCCGACGCGCGACTGGAACCCACGGGTGGAGGTGGGGAGGACGCCTCCGTCGACGGCTGA
- a CDS encoding NusA-like transcription termination signal-binding factor translates to MRVTLSDDALRYITLFEDETEVSARDCVVEDDRLVFVVPPGEMGKAIGPDGRHVKRVERQVGRRVELVEDADTPEAFVANAFAPAAVYHVTISENDDRVAYVEVADEDRGVAIGKEGRTIDRARTLAERHYDVDDVELT, encoded by the coding sequence ATGCGGGTCACGCTGTCGGACGACGCGCTGCGCTACATCACGCTGTTCGAGGACGAGACCGAGGTGTCCGCCCGCGACTGCGTCGTCGAGGACGACCGCCTCGTGTTCGTCGTCCCGCCGGGCGAGATGGGGAAGGCCATCGGCCCGGACGGTCGCCACGTCAAGCGGGTCGAACGGCAGGTCGGTCGTCGCGTCGAACTCGTCGAGGACGCGGACACCCCCGAGGCGTTCGTCGCCAACGCGTTCGCACCGGCAGCGGTGTACCACGTGACCATCAGCGAGAACGACGACCGCGTGGCGTACGTCGAGGTCGCAGACGAGGACCGCGGCGTCGCCATCGGGAAGGAGGGCCGGACCATCGACCGCGCCCGGACGCTCGCCGAACGGCACTACGACGTCGACGACGTCGAACTGACCTGA
- a CDS encoding 30S ribosomal protein S7, whose protein sequence is MSEQDAPEPDAPAGTDDEESSVDALLFTKWEVSDIVYSDPSTERYITVTPIAHTMGRHANKQFKKSEISVVERLINRLMQTDENTGSKQKTTQIVRDALEIVHERTDENPVQVLVEAVENSGPREETVRLKYGGISVPKAVDVAPQRRVDQALKFIAQGTQSGSYKTKTSAAEALARTLIGAADYDVQAYPINQKEEKERVAAAAR, encoded by the coding sequence ATGAGCGAGCAGGACGCCCCGGAACCCGACGCACCCGCAGGCACCGACGACGAGGAGTCCTCGGTCGACGCGCTGCTGTTCACGAAGTGGGAGGTCTCCGATATCGTCTACTCGGACCCCTCGACGGAGCGGTACATCACCGTCACCCCCATCGCGCACACGATGGGCCGTCACGCGAACAAGCAGTTCAAGAAGAGCGAGATCAGCGTCGTCGAGCGGCTCATCAACCGCCTGATGCAGACCGACGAGAACACCGGGAGCAAGCAGAAGACGACCCAGATCGTCCGCGACGCGCTCGAGATCGTCCACGAGCGCACGGACGAGAACCCGGTGCAGGTGCTCGTCGAGGCCGTCGAGAACTCCGGGCCGCGCGAGGAGACCGTCCGCCTCAAGTACGGCGGTATCTCGGTCCCGAAGGCCGTCGACGTCGCCCCGCAGCGTCGCGTCGACCAGGCCCTGAAGTTCATCGCACAGGGGACCCAGAGCGGGTCGTACAAGACGAAGACGTCGGCCGCCGAGGCGCTCGCCCGCACGCTCATCGGTGCCGCCGACTACGACGTGCAGGCGTACCCCATCAACCAGAAAGAGGAGAAAGAGCGCGTCGCCGCCGCCGCCCGATAA
- a CDS encoding 30S ribosomal protein S12 → MANGKYAARKLQKDRQNRRWSDSKYARRARGLGKKSDPLEGAPQGRGIVLEKVGIEAKQPNSAIRKCVRVQLIKNGKQVTAFCPGDGAISFIDEHDEVTIAGIGGAKGRAMGDLSGVNYKVEKVNGVSMIELVRGNAEKPVR, encoded by the coding sequence ATGGCGAACGGCAAGTACGCCGCGCGGAAGCTTCAGAAGGACCGCCAGAACCGACGGTGGTCCGACTCGAAGTACGCGCGTCGCGCTCGCGGGCTGGGCAAGAAGTCCGACCCGCTCGAAGGGGCCCCACAGGGCCGCGGTATCGTACTGGAGAAGGTGGGCATCGAGGCGAAACAGCCCAACTCGGCCATCCGGAAGTGCGTCCGAGTGCAGCTCATCAAGAACGGGAAGCAGGTCACCGCGTTCTGTCCCGGCGACGGTGCCATCTCGTTCATCGACGAGCACGACGAGGTCACCATCGCCGGTATCGGCGGTGCGAAGGGTCGTGCGATGGGCGACCTCTCCGGTGTCAACTACAAGGTCGAGAAGGTCAACGGCGTCTCGATGATCGAACTCGTCCGCGGGAACGCGGAGAAGCCGGTGCGATAA
- the rpoA2 gene encoding DNA-directed RNA polymerase subunit A'', whose product MAVSNDVETVVEGSDLPRRLKDEVYEVIEAKGISDTETAVEVAEAVEERYLDTRVDPLDPVGTVSAQSIGEPGTQMTMNTFHYAGVAEIDVTQGLPRLIELVDARKTPDTPTMKVHVDPEFVAERMAEEGEEYTERDAAHEVVWQIEATRILALGDVSTNVADMLVRIDLNEETLHERWPTAESTSEITAEIAETIESKLGVDTVDPDDATIEFGPDEPSYRGLLQLVEELREIVFKGLGDVTRVVIRKEETEAEDTDDEEFVLYTEGSAFGKVLDIEGVDASRTTCNNIHEIYRQLGVEAARETIINETMNTLEEQGLGNVNIRHLMLVADIMTNPGTIESIGRHGISGNKDSVLARAAFEVTVNHLLDAAIHGEVDDLDGVTENVIVGKPIKLGTGDVTLRMGSRTESDRESAD is encoded by the coding sequence ATGGCGGTGAGCAACGACGTCGAGACGGTCGTGGAGGGCTCCGACCTCCCGCGACGACTGAAAGACGAGGTGTACGAGGTCATCGAGGCCAAGGGCATCTCGGACACCGAGACCGCCGTCGAGGTCGCCGAGGCCGTCGAGGAGCGCTACCTCGACACGCGGGTCGACCCGCTCGACCCCGTCGGCACCGTCTCCGCGCAGTCCATCGGGGAGCCGGGGACGCAGATGACGATGAACACGTTCCACTACGCGGGCGTCGCCGAGATCGACGTGACGCAGGGGCTGCCGCGCCTCATCGAACTGGTGGACGCGCGGAAGACGCCGGACACCCCGACGATGAAGGTCCACGTCGACCCCGAGTTCGTCGCCGAGCGGATGGCCGAGGAGGGCGAGGAGTACACCGAACGTGACGCCGCCCACGAGGTCGTCTGGCAGATCGAGGCGACGCGCATCCTCGCGCTGGGCGACGTCTCGACGAACGTCGCGGACATGCTCGTCCGCATCGACCTCAACGAGGAGACGCTCCACGAGCGCTGGCCGACCGCGGAGTCGACGAGCGAGATCACCGCGGAGATAGCCGAGACCATCGAGTCGAAACTCGGCGTCGACACGGTCGACCCCGACGACGCGACCATCGAGTTCGGGCCCGACGAGCCGTCGTACCGCGGGCTGCTCCAGCTGGTCGAGGAGCTCCGCGAGATCGTGTTCAAGGGACTCGGCGACGTCACACGTGTCGTCATCCGCAAGGAGGAGACCGAGGCCGAGGACACCGACGACGAGGAGTTCGTCCTCTACACCGAGGGGTCGGCCTTCGGGAAGGTGCTCGACATCGAGGGCGTCGACGCCTCGCGGACGACGTGCAACAACATCCACGAGATCTACCGGCAACTCGGCGTCGAGGCCGCCCGCGAGACCATCATCAACGAGACGATGAACACGCTCGAAGAGCAGGGGCTTGGCAACGTCAACATCCGCCACCTGATGCTGGTCGCGGACATCATGACCAACCCCGGCACCATCGAGTCCATCGGTCGCCACGGCATCTCCGGCAACAAGGACTCGGTGCTCGCGCGGGCCGCGTTCGAGGTGACGGTCAACCACCTGCTGGACGCCGCCATCCACGGCGAGGTCGACGACCTCGACGGCGTCACGGAGAACGTCATCGTCGGCAAGCCCATCAAACTGGGAACCGGCGACGTGACGCTCCGGATGGGGTCGCGGACGGAGTCGGACCGCGAGAGCGCCGACTGA